A genomic region of Streptosporangium lutulentum contains the following coding sequences:
- a CDS encoding alpha/beta hydrolase domain-containing protein: MVSLVKMARVMVAGVVIAGLAAGPTHADTRQTPRSAPAPVPAPTVEGPVPGSVPGDPSSPDVKNTYPWLSTDVNLAARGYVEQEFYLSGAADAYDTTGRLLASDVPYRTRIIVRRPAHQATFNGTVLAEWQNVTAGYDLDALWSPDQITRAGYAWVGVSAQRVGVDQLRGWSPARYGTLDVTGGGRFTADELSYDIFSQAAKAVRARGGKAPLDRLKVDTVLAIGASQSAGRMTVYYDAVLPQIESVFDGFANIVGGAPTRVGAEPVFQVLSETDVRSPAHRADSDRFRHWEVAGAAHSGWTGQEYRRPLLTRDLGSAPAYTCDQPPFSRVPLSHVLAAAYDHLTRWVERGIAPPTAPPLRFNPDGTKVRDELGLAQGGIRLSQVAAPTALNNGDNSGESFCRLFGTHVPFDQARLKQLYRLRGLYIAAVAGSDAGNLRKGYLLPSDAAQNLKDATKVDVGRH; this comes from the coding sequence ATGGTCTCGCTGGTGAAAATGGCCAGAGTCATGGTGGCAGGCGTGGTGATCGCCGGGCTCGCGGCCGGACCGACCCACGCCGACACCCGGCAAACACCGCGATCAGCTCCTGCACCCGTCCCAGCCCCGACCGTCGAGGGGCCCGTTCCCGGCTCCGTCCCCGGTGACCCGTCCTCACCGGACGTGAAGAACACCTACCCCTGGTTGTCCACCGACGTGAACCTGGCCGCCCGCGGCTACGTGGAGCAGGAGTTCTACCTCTCCGGTGCGGCCGACGCCTACGACACGACCGGCCGGCTGCTCGCCTCGGACGTCCCCTACCGCACCCGGATCATCGTGCGCCGTCCCGCCCACCAGGCCACCTTCAACGGCACCGTGCTCGCCGAGTGGCAGAACGTGACCGCCGGGTACGACCTGGACGCCCTGTGGAGCCCCGACCAGATCACCCGTGCCGGGTACGCGTGGGTCGGCGTCTCCGCGCAGCGGGTCGGGGTCGACCAGCTCCGCGGATGGAGCCCGGCCCGCTACGGAACCCTGGACGTCACGGGCGGCGGCCGTTTCACCGCCGACGAGCTCTCCTACGACATCTTCTCCCAGGCGGCCAAGGCCGTCCGGGCGCGAGGCGGCAAGGCTCCCCTGGACCGGTTGAAGGTGGACACGGTGCTGGCGATCGGCGCCTCGCAGTCCGCGGGCCGGATGACCGTGTACTACGACGCCGTGCTGCCCCAGATCGAGAGCGTCTTCGACGGGTTCGCCAACATCGTCGGGGGCGCGCCCACCCGTGTCGGCGCCGAGCCGGTGTTCCAGGTGTTGTCGGAGACCGATGTGCGGTCACCGGCCCATCGTGCGGACAGTGACCGGTTCCGCCACTGGGAGGTCGCCGGCGCGGCCCACTCCGGCTGGACCGGCCAGGAGTACCGGCGCCCGCTGCTGACCCGCGACCTCGGTAGCGCACCCGCCTACACCTGCGACCAGCCACCGTTCAGCCGCGTGCCGTTGAGCCATGTGCTCGCCGCCGCCTACGACCACCTGACCCGCTGGGTCGAACGCGGGATCGCTCCCCCGACCGCTCCCCCGCTGCGGTTCAACCCCGACGGCACGAAGGTCCGCGACGAGCTGGGCCTGGCCCAGGGAGGCATCCGGCTCTCCCAGGTCGCGGCGCCCACCGCCCTCAACAACGGCGACAACTCGGGAGAGTCGTTCTGCCGGCTGTTCGGCACGCACGTGCCCTTCGACCAGGCCCGGCTCAAGCAGCTCTACCGCCTCCGGGGCCTGTACATCGCCGCCGTCGCGGGGTCCGACGCGGGCAACCTCCGCAAGGGCTACCTTCTGCCCTCCGACGCGGCCCAGAACCTGAAGGACGCCACCAAGGTCGACGTCGGCCGACACTGA
- a CDS encoding flavin-containing monooxygenase produces MTVTGRFASPDGTAIDKESLRQRYLEERNKRLRPDGNDQYLRLTGHLAHYLDDPHTPMTPREPKTDHVTVAFIGGGFAGLVTGARLKEAGVDDVRIIEKGGGFGGTWYWNRYPGAQCDTASFVYMPLLEETGHVPTEKYAHAPEILEHCRRIGKQFGLYDDALFHTEVKDLRWDEERSRWIIRTNRGDDFTARFVAMGTGPLHVPKLPGIPGIQSFKGHSFHTSRWDYDYTGGDPSGAPMEKLAGKRVAVIGTGATAVQCVPHLARACEELYVFQRTPSSVDVRNNQPTDFEWFAQIATPGWQQRWLENFTANQTNSMADEDLVMDGWTDIARRLRSKVMKLAPEDFTPEKMMEAFEESDFEKMEEIRARVDSIVEDPETARNLKAWYRQLCKRPCFHDEYLQAYNVPGTHLVDTDGKGVERITENGVVVAGREYEVDCVIYASGFEVGTEYTRRAGYDMTGRDGVKLSEYWAEGMRTLHGIHVHGFPNAFIVQPTQGANLISNIPHNLTEAGRTIALMIRHALDNGFDEIEVAKEAEDAWVELLLSGTGRLLNSPDCTPGYYNNEGQDAGLRARLNVGYPHGATAYFAYLDEWRTSGAFAGLEFR; encoded by the coding sequence ATGACCGTCACAGGCCGCTTCGCCAGCCCCGATGGCACCGCCATCGACAAGGAGTCCCTCCGCCAGAGGTATCTGGAGGAGCGCAACAAGCGGCTCCGTCCCGACGGCAACGACCAGTACCTCCGGCTCACCGGCCACCTCGCGCACTACCTCGACGACCCCCACACCCCGATGACCCCACGCGAGCCGAAGACCGACCACGTGACGGTCGCGTTCATCGGCGGAGGCTTCGCCGGTCTCGTCACCGGCGCGCGGCTGAAGGAGGCCGGCGTCGACGACGTCCGCATCATCGAGAAGGGAGGCGGCTTCGGCGGCACCTGGTACTGGAACCGCTACCCCGGCGCGCAGTGCGACACGGCGTCGTTCGTGTACATGCCGCTCCTTGAGGAAACCGGTCACGTGCCGACCGAGAAGTACGCGCACGCACCCGAGATCCTCGAACACTGCCGGCGCATCGGCAAGCAGTTCGGTCTGTACGACGACGCGCTCTTCCACACCGAGGTCAAGGATCTCCGATGGGACGAGGAGCGATCGCGCTGGATCATCCGTACCAACCGGGGCGACGACTTCACCGCCCGGTTCGTCGCGATGGGCACCGGTCCGCTGCACGTGCCGAAACTGCCGGGGATTCCCGGCATCCAGTCGTTCAAGGGACACTCGTTCCACACGAGCCGCTGGGACTACGACTACACCGGGGGCGACCCCTCGGGTGCGCCGATGGAGAAGCTGGCCGGCAAACGCGTCGCCGTCATCGGGACGGGGGCGACGGCCGTGCAGTGCGTGCCGCACCTGGCTCGGGCGTGCGAGGAGCTGTACGTGTTCCAGCGCACCCCGTCGTCGGTCGACGTCCGCAACAACCAGCCGACCGATTTTGAGTGGTTCGCCCAGATCGCGACGCCGGGCTGGCAGCAGCGCTGGCTGGAGAACTTCACGGCCAACCAGACGAACAGCATGGCCGACGAGGACCTGGTGATGGACGGCTGGACCGACATCGCCCGGCGGCTGCGCTCCAAGGTCATGAAGCTCGCGCCCGAGGACTTCACCCCGGAGAAGATGATGGAGGCCTTCGAGGAGTCCGACTTCGAGAAAATGGAGGAGATCCGCGCGCGCGTCGACTCCATCGTCGAGGATCCCGAGACGGCCCGGAATCTGAAGGCGTGGTACCGCCAGCTGTGCAAGCGGCCGTGCTTCCACGACGAGTACCTGCAGGCCTACAACGTCCCCGGCACCCACCTCGTCGACACCGACGGCAAGGGCGTGGAGCGGATCACCGAGAACGGAGTCGTCGTCGCCGGCAGGGAGTACGAGGTCGACTGCGTCATCTACGCCTCCGGCTTCGAGGTCGGCACCGAATACACGCGACGGGCCGGCTACGACATGACCGGTCGCGACGGCGTCAAGCTCTCCGAGTACTGGGCCGAGGGCATGCGCACCCTGCACGGCATCCACGTGCACGGTTTTCCGAACGCCTTCATCGTGCAGCCGACGCAGGGCGCGAACCTCATCTCCAACATCCCGCACAACCTCACGGAGGCGGGCAGGACGATCGCGCTGATGATCAGGCATGCCCTCGACAACGGGTTCGACGAGATCGAGGTCGCCAAGGAGGCCGAGGACGCGTGGGTCGAGCTCCTGCTGTCCGGCACGGGCCGGCTGCTGAACTCGCCGGACTGCACGCCGGGCTACTACAACAACGAGGGCCAGGACGCGGGGTTGCGGGCGCGGCTCAACGTGGGCTACCCGCACGGGGCGACGGCCTACTTCGCCTACCTCGACGAATGGCGCACGTCCGGTGCGTTCGCGGGTCTCGAGTTCCGGTGA
- a CDS encoding TetR/AcrR family transcriptional regulator, with translation MTPDAVTVTSLSDERRDVARSRILRAARVVLAERGLAATVDDVAEAAHVNRRTVFRHFATRDGLFAAAIKEGVRSYALHIPAPPEDDDLRAWLLDLLFVTHRLNARNGRIYWELAALEPDNLSAELAQAAAERRESRKLFAVGVTSRMWQARGGREHPPAWLVDAVAVHLSGFTTQSLTGDFGRTPDEVAQVSAQVLEAALSAALTASR, from the coding sequence ATGACCCCTGACGCCGTGACCGTGACGTCGCTCTCCGACGAGCGGCGCGACGTCGCCCGATCACGGATCCTTCGCGCCGCACGCGTGGTGCTGGCGGAGCGCGGCCTCGCCGCGACCGTCGACGACGTGGCCGAAGCGGCCCACGTCAACCGGCGTACGGTGTTCCGCCACTTCGCCACGCGCGACGGCCTCTTCGCCGCCGCCATCAAGGAGGGCGTGCGCAGCTACGCCCTGCACATCCCGGCGCCGCCCGAGGACGACGACCTGCGGGCCTGGCTGCTCGATCTGCTGTTCGTCACCCACCGGCTCAACGCCCGCAACGGCCGCATCTACTGGGAGCTCGCGGCCCTCGAACCGGACAACCTCTCCGCCGAGCTCGCCCAGGCGGCCGCCGAGCGCCGGGAGAGCCGCAAGCTCTTCGCGGTCGGCGTCACCTCCCGCATGTGGCAGGCGCGCGGCGGGCGGGAACACCCTCCGGCGTGGCTGGTCGACGCCGTCGCCGTGCACCTTTCGGGATTCACCACCCAGTCGCTCACCGGAGACTTCGGCCGCACTCCCGACGAGGTGGCCCAGGTGTCGGCGCAGGTTCTCGAGGCCGCGCTGAGCGCCGCCCTCACCGCGTCGCGGTGA
- a CDS encoding tetratricopeptide repeat protein, whose amino-acid sequence MAVNQRTAKADPQDELAARLRLLQELSGRGVRALARDTGLSSSSLSRYLSGQSVPPWPVVIELCRFVKRDPRPLRPVWERVTNLLPSPPKTSRQVQPPSPPAGVPRPPRNDLPRDVPDFTGREAQLAAVLAAVDSSRVVAVDGMAGVGKTCLAVHAAHLLTAGYPDAQLYLDLHGFTDGREPLDPDPALRALLAALDVPSEKIPQEGGVEPLAACWRSELAGRRAVVVLDNVAGADQVRPLLPGAGPSVVLITSRNRLLGLEEVPPVSLDVLTPQESAELLARASGDPGGPDGRLARDAESAAEVLRLCGHLPLALRLAGARLRHRPGWTVGILVERMAEGTSEFDTAFAMSVRQLDRAERRLFRLLGLLFGSSFDEYVAAALADVPLRGARAMLEDLLDAHLVQQPSAGRYILHDLVHQHARRATSEQDSPAEREQALGRVLDYYVHAAASADAAMPYVSGSRPASAGRPPAELPRFTDKHAALGWYGTEYTNLIGAFEVAVATGADAHACELPRFMRAYFARRCGTTHLNVLFERSLSAAQRLGDPWQLAEAHSDLGFARYNAGRMAEAGAAYEAAAPLVSQAGDTRSEADLMMRRGYLRWDEGCVEEPLGLFRSAGKLYADAGCPMGAAHATADEAWAMLQLGHREEAARLAREVLDAAHADPAWPAALTARITLGMATAHERPDEAAEHLRHALEVAREDGHKNNEAWCLNCLGVALRQMGRHEEALAGHRQAFALLDELFEEHWKIHFLNDYGETCRLAGLPDEALRLHRQALELAPKVGNRHREALAHEGIAAVLDETDPAAAAGHRAAGQAIREELEPGA is encoded by the coding sequence GTGGCGGTGAACCAGCGGACGGCGAAGGCGGACCCCCAGGACGAACTGGCCGCCCGGCTGCGTCTACTCCAGGAGCTGTCCGGGCGCGGCGTGCGGGCCCTCGCGCGGGACACGGGCCTCAGCTCGTCGTCGCTGTCGCGCTACCTCAGCGGCCAGTCGGTGCCGCCCTGGCCCGTGGTGATCGAACTCTGCCGCTTCGTCAAGCGTGACCCCCGCCCGCTGCGCCCCGTGTGGGAGCGGGTGACGAACCTCCTGCCGTCGCCCCCGAAGACGAGCCGCCAGGTCCAGCCTCCCTCGCCGCCCGCCGGCGTCCCGCGCCCGCCCCGCAACGATCTGCCGCGTGACGTGCCCGACTTCACCGGACGTGAGGCCCAGCTCGCCGCCGTCCTCGCCGCGGTGGACAGCAGCCGGGTGGTCGCGGTCGACGGCATGGCGGGCGTCGGCAAGACCTGTCTGGCGGTGCACGCGGCGCACCTGCTGACCGCCGGATACCCGGACGCGCAGCTCTACCTGGACCTGCACGGGTTCACCGACGGGCGGGAACCGCTCGATCCCGATCCCGCGCTGCGGGCATTGCTCGCCGCGCTCGACGTCCCGTCGGAGAAGATCCCGCAGGAGGGCGGTGTCGAGCCGCTGGCCGCCTGCTGGCGCTCGGAGCTGGCCGGCCGGCGGGCCGTCGTGGTCCTCGACAATGTCGCCGGCGCCGACCAGGTCCGCCCGCTGCTGCCCGGCGCGGGGCCCTCCGTCGTCCTGATCACCAGCCGCAATCGGCTGCTGGGCCTGGAGGAGGTGCCCCCGGTCTCACTGGACGTCCTGACCCCGCAGGAGAGCGCGGAGCTGCTGGCCCGCGCCAGCGGCGATCCCGGCGGCCCCGACGGCCGCCTGGCCCGTGACGCGGAGTCCGCGGCCGAAGTCCTGCGGTTGTGCGGCCATCTGCCGCTGGCCCTGCGCCTGGCCGGGGCCCGGTTGCGGCACCGGCCGGGCTGGACCGTGGGCATCCTCGTCGAGCGCATGGCGGAGGGCACGAGCGAGTTCGACACCGCGTTCGCCATGTCCGTACGGCAACTGGACCGGGCTGAGCGCAGGTTGTTCCGGTTGCTGGGCCTGCTGTTCGGGTCGTCCTTCGACGAGTACGTGGCGGCGGCGCTGGCGGACGTGCCGCTGCGCGGCGCACGGGCGATGCTGGAGGACCTGCTCGACGCGCACCTCGTCCAGCAGCCGTCGGCCGGCCGGTACATCTTGCACGACCTGGTGCACCAGCACGCGCGCCGAGCCACCTCGGAGCAGGATTCTCCGGCGGAGCGGGAGCAGGCGCTGGGCCGGGTGCTCGACTATTACGTACACGCGGCGGCCTCCGCCGACGCCGCGATGCCGTACGTGTCCGGCAGCCGCCCGGCCTCCGCGGGCCGGCCGCCGGCCGAACTGCCGCGGTTCACCGACAAGCACGCGGCTCTCGGCTGGTACGGCACCGAGTACACCAACCTGATAGGCGCCTTCGAGGTGGCGGTCGCCACCGGAGCCGACGCGCACGCGTGCGAGCTGCCGCGCTTCATGCGGGCGTACTTCGCGCGGCGCTGCGGCACGACGCACCTCAACGTCCTGTTCGAGCGCTCGCTGTCGGCCGCGCAGCGCCTGGGCGATCCGTGGCAACTGGCCGAGGCGCACAGCGACCTGGGCTTCGCCCGCTACAACGCGGGCCGGATGGCGGAGGCAGGCGCCGCGTACGAGGCGGCGGCACCGCTGGTGTCCCAGGCGGGCGACACCCGCTCCGAGGCGGATCTGATGATGCGCCGCGGCTACCTGCGGTGGGACGAGGGTTGTGTCGAGGAGCCACTCGGCCTGTTCCGGTCGGCGGGAAAGCTGTACGCGGACGCCGGCTGTCCGATGGGCGCGGCCCATGCGACCGCCGACGAGGCGTGGGCGATGCTGCAACTGGGACACCGCGAGGAGGCCGCGCGGCTGGCCCGTGAGGTGCTGGACGCCGCGCACGCCGACCCCGCCTGGCCGGCCGCGCTGACGGCCCGGATCACCCTTGGCATGGCCACCGCCCACGAGCGACCCGACGAGGCCGCGGAGCACCTGCGCCACGCCCTGGAAGTCGCCCGCGAGGACGGCCACAAGAACAACGAGGCGTGGTGTCTCAACTGCCTGGGCGTCGCCCTGCGCCAGATGGGCCGCCACGAGGAGGCGCTGGCCGGCCACCGGCAGGCCTTCGCCCTCCTGGACGAGTTGTTCGAGGAACACTGGAAGATTCACTTCCTCAACGACTACGGCGAGACCTGCCGACTGGCCGGCCTGCCCGACGAGGCCCTGCGCCTGCACCGTCAGGCACTCGAACTGGCCCCGAAGGTGGGCAACCGGCACAGGGAGGCGCTGGCCCACGAGGGGATCGCCGCCGTCCTCGACGAGACGGACCCGGCTGCCGCCGCCGGGCACCGCGCGGCGGGGCAGGCCATCCGGGAGGAACTCGAACCGGGGGCCTGA
- a CDS encoding carboxymuconolactone decarboxylase family protein yields the protein MQSRMQNPAFILSGAMQPIQELFKAVHTGGVDAQTLELVHLRVSQINGCSACVDGGAKSARKAGVSEERLATVVAWRETPYFTEEERAALDLAEAATRLADRAEAVSDEVWDRAATYFDEKQLAAIILMIGVTNLFNRLNATTRQIAGAWG from the coding sequence ATGCAGTCCCGTATGCAGAACCCCGCCTTCATCCTGTCCGGCGCGATGCAGCCCATCCAGGAGCTCTTCAAGGCCGTGCACACCGGCGGGGTGGACGCTCAGACGCTGGAGCTGGTGCATCTGCGGGTCAGCCAGATCAACGGCTGCAGCGCCTGCGTCGACGGGGGTGCCAAGAGCGCCCGCAAGGCCGGGGTGAGCGAGGAGCGGCTGGCCACGGTCGTCGCCTGGCGGGAGACCCCGTACTTCACCGAGGAGGAGCGGGCGGCGCTCGACCTGGCCGAGGCCGCGACGCGGCTGGCCGACCGTGCCGAGGCGGTGAGCGACGAGGTCTGGGACAGGGCCGCCACCTATTTCGACGAGAAGCAGCTGGCCGCGATCATTTTGATGATCGGCGTCACCAACCTGTTCAACCGGCTCAACGCCACCACCCGCCAGATCGCCGGCGCCTGGGGGTGA
- a CDS encoding ion channel, whose product MPVFLARLLARITTLGTWWTPVIVLGLVFVTSWPLMTLVEPADNTIVEPANFWWYFVVTASTVGYGDLYPTSAAGHLVGVYIIVGGIATLTTVFTKLSTALEQARGRRMQGAITVEDSGHVVLLGYTPGRTEQMVDELVADGSTRVVLCAWNDVSTHPMPDRDVAFVRGDLTDDGVLRRAGVQRAYSVLVDARDDNEALAIAVTADHVAEGAHLVVALRDIGRVRHLRYVDEAVRCVQWHSPHMITEELKDPGITEIYTQLMTHGGADTYSVRLPESLGPVLVDRCQTSLGRLHGATMLAARTGDTLLVNPGWRTQLPAGAVLYYVGSRRLTPDEIAKSLRETG is encoded by the coding sequence GTGCCGGTCTTCTTAGCCCGCTTGCTGGCCCGAATCACGACGCTGGGAACCTGGTGGACACCGGTCATCGTCCTCGGCCTCGTGTTCGTGACGAGCTGGCCCCTCATGACGCTCGTGGAACCCGCGGACAACACGATCGTCGAACCCGCCAACTTCTGGTGGTACTTCGTGGTCACCGCCTCGACCGTCGGCTACGGCGACCTGTATCCGACGTCGGCGGCGGGCCACCTCGTCGGCGTGTACATCATCGTCGGCGGCATCGCGACACTGACGACCGTGTTCACCAAGCTGTCGACGGCGCTGGAACAAGCGAGAGGACGAAGGATGCAGGGTGCCATCACGGTGGAGGACTCCGGCCACGTCGTGCTGCTCGGTTACACGCCGGGACGGACCGAGCAGATGGTGGACGAGCTGGTCGCCGACGGTTCGACTCGCGTCGTGCTCTGCGCTTGGAACGATGTATCGACGCATCCGATGCCCGACCGCGACGTCGCGTTCGTGCGCGGTGACCTGACCGACGACGGCGTGCTGCGCCGGGCCGGCGTGCAGCGGGCGTACAGCGTGCTGGTCGACGCCCGCGACGACAACGAGGCGCTGGCGATCGCGGTCACCGCCGACCACGTCGCCGAGGGCGCCCATCTTGTCGTCGCGCTGCGCGACATCGGCAGGGTCCGGCATCTGCGATACGTCGACGAGGCCGTGCGCTGCGTCCAGTGGCACAGCCCCCATATGATCACCGAGGAGTTGAAGGATCCCGGCATCACCGAGATCTACACGCAACTGATGACCCACGGCGGCGCCGACACCTATTCGGTCCGGTTGCCGGAGTCTCTGGGACCCGTGCTGGTCGACCGCTGCCAGACCTCGCTCGGCCGGCTGCACGGCGCCACGATGCTCGCCGCGCGTACCGGCGACACGCTGCTGGTCAACCCGGGCTGGCGAACCCAGTTGCCGGCGGGGGCCGTGCTCTACTACGTCGGCTCCCGCCGCCTCACCCCCGACGAGATCGCGAAAAGCCTGCGCGAGACCGGCTGA
- a CDS encoding TetR/AcrR family transcriptional regulator yields MASTDPRPLRADAQRNRDRLLDTAVRAFSQDGPDVTLDAIAKDAGVGIGTLYRHFPTREALIEAVYRNELTRLCDAATELLRTMRPDEATRTWMDRFVDYMTTKRGMADALRAVIASGGNPYAESLERLVAAITTLLQAGAAAGTVRPDVEPVDVLVSMNGVSLAAGAPEQRDQARRLLDLLMDGLRYRAAAAD; encoded by the coding sequence GTGGCGTCCACAGACCCCCGACCGCTACGCGCCGACGCGCAGCGCAACCGCGACCGGCTGCTCGACACCGCCGTACGCGCGTTCTCCCAGGACGGGCCGGACGTGACGCTCGACGCGATCGCGAAGGACGCGGGCGTCGGCATCGGTACGCTCTACCGCCATTTCCCCACCCGTGAGGCGCTCATCGAGGCGGTGTACCGCAACGAGCTCACGAGGTTGTGCGACGCCGCGACGGAACTCCTGCGGACCATGCGGCCCGACGAGGCGACGCGCACCTGGATGGATCGGTTCGTCGACTACATGACGACCAAGCGCGGCATGGCCGACGCGCTGCGCGCGGTCATCGCGTCCGGCGGGAACCCGTACGCGGAGAGTCTTGAACGGCTGGTCGCCGCGATCACGACGCTGCTTCAGGCCGGCGCCGCCGCCGGGACCGTACGGCCGGACGTCGAGCCGGTCGACGTGCTCGTGAGCATGAACGGTGTGTCCCTCGCCGCCGGCGCGCCCGAGCAGCGTGACCAGGCTCGCCGGCTGCTCGACCTGCTGATGGACGGCCTGCGCTACCGGGCCGCCGCCGCGGACTGA
- a CDS encoding SDR family NAD(P)-dependent oxidoreductase has translation MTATTPVTTPFTARSTAAEVLDGIDLTGRRVIVTGGASGIGVETARALAGAGAEVTLAVRNLEAGTRTAEDITATTGNKQVLVAPLDLSDQASVAAFTAAWDGPLHILVNNAGVMASPMTRTPEGWELQFATNHLGHFALTTGLHRALAAAGDARVVSVSSSAHLRSPIVFDDIHFRERAYEPWSAYGQSKTANVLLAVEATRRWADDGITVNALMPGAIRTNLQRHVTQEDLDRLLAQNPDAASTVWKTPEQGAATSVLVATSPLLKGVGGRYFEDCNEAEPNRPGMRQGVAAYALDPEAAARLWQVSIETLAA, from the coding sequence ATGACCGCGACCACACCCGTCACCACACCGTTCACCGCCCGGTCCACCGCGGCCGAGGTCCTGGACGGCATCGACCTCACTGGCCGCCGCGTCATCGTGACCGGCGGGGCGTCCGGCATCGGCGTCGAGACCGCCCGGGCACTCGCCGGCGCGGGCGCCGAGGTGACCCTGGCGGTCCGGAACCTCGAAGCGGGAACGCGCACCGCCGAGGACATCACCGCGACCACCGGCAACAAGCAGGTCCTCGTCGCACCGCTGGACCTTTCCGACCAGGCGTCCGTCGCGGCCTTCACCGCCGCGTGGGACGGCCCGCTGCACATCCTCGTCAACAACGCCGGGGTGATGGCCTCTCCCATGACCCGGACGCCGGAGGGCTGGGAGCTCCAGTTCGCCACCAACCACCTCGGTCACTTCGCGCTCACCACGGGACTGCACCGGGCGCTCGCGGCGGCCGGCGACGCCCGCGTCGTATCGGTCAGTTCGAGCGCGCACCTGCGCTCGCCGATCGTCTTCGACGACATCCACTTCCGGGAGCGCGCCTACGAGCCCTGGTCGGCGTACGGACAGTCCAAGACGGCCAACGTCCTGCTCGCGGTCGAGGCGACGAGGCGATGGGCGGACGACGGCATCACCGTCAACGCGCTGATGCCCGGCGCGATCCGGACCAACCTGCAGCGGCACGTCACCCAGGAGGATCTCGACAGGCTTCTCGCCCAGAACCCCGACGCGGCGAGCACCGTGTGGAAGACGCCCGAGCAGGGCGCCGCCACGTCCGTGCTGGTCGCGACGTCGCCCCTTCTCAAGGGCGTCGGCGGGCGCTACTTCGAGGACTGCAACGAGGCGGAGCCGAACCGGCCGGGCATGCGCCAGGGCGTCGCCGCGTACGCGCTCGACCCCGAGGCCGCCGCACGGCTCTGGCAGGTCTCCATCGAGACGCTCGCCGCATGA
- a CDS encoding helix-turn-helix domain-containing protein has translation MRYSDRGGLSMRARAERERLRFIAADLFAGGMSAPQVARELSITRKSACAWRRAWQSGGKTALASKGPGGNVCRLSADQLERLAWELERGPAAHGWSDQRWTLPRIAAVIREVFRVSYTARGVAYLLRGRGWSPQVPVHRATERDEEQITAWKGWRWSALKEPRRLGTPGSSSATNQARV, from the coding sequence ATGAGGTATTCAGATCGCGGAGGCCTGTCGATGCGGGCCCGCGCCGAACGAGAGCGACTTCGGTTCATAGCGGCGGACCTGTTCGCCGGAGGCATGAGCGCACCGCAGGTGGCGCGAGAGTTGAGCATCACCCGGAAGTCGGCGTGTGCGTGGCGTCGAGCCTGGCAGTCCGGAGGCAAGACCGCGCTGGCCTCCAAAGGGCCCGGCGGCAACGTGTGCCGGCTGTCGGCTGATCAGCTGGAGCGGCTGGCGTGGGAACTGGAACGGGGTCCGGCCGCGCACGGCTGGAGCGATCAGCGCTGGACACTGCCCCGGATCGCCGCGGTGATCAGGGAGGTGTTTCGGGTGTCGTACACGGCGCGCGGGGTGGCCTATCTGCTGCGCGGGCGAGGGTGGTCGCCGCAGGTGCCGGTGCACCGGGCCACCGAGCGCGACGAGGAGCAGATCACCGCGTGGAAGGGCTGGCGGTGGTCGGCGTTAAAAGAACCGCGGCGGCTTGGGACGCCTGGATCGTCTTCTGCGACGAATCAGGCCAGAGTCTGA
- a CDS encoding transposase yields the protein MVGVKRTAAAWDAWIVFCDESGQSLRPPKGRTWARRGHTPIVAVPGRGTGRVSIAGLLCVKPGQRTRLIYRMSVYHGRKYEPKGFGSADFAALLTDAHQQLHGPIMVVWDNLPAHVSAPMRAWIAARADWLLVYRLPPYAPEINPAEGVWANLKGKIYNLAIHGIDALAVLLKSHLKRMQYQPDLLNAFITETGLSLEPP from the coding sequence GTGGTCGGCGTTAAAAGAACCGCGGCGGCTTGGGACGCCTGGATCGTCTTCTGCGACGAATCAGGCCAGAGTCTGAGGCCGCCCAAGGGGCGTACCTGGGCACGGCGCGGCCACACCCCGATCGTGGCCGTGCCCGGGCGCGGAACGGGCCGGGTCTCGATCGCTGGGCTGCTGTGTGTCAAGCCGGGGCAGCGGACCCGGCTGATCTACCGGATGAGCGTCTATCACGGCCGCAAATACGAGCCGAAGGGCTTCGGCTCGGCCGACTTCGCCGCTCTGCTCACCGACGCTCACCAGCAGCTGCACGGCCCGATCATGGTCGTCTGGGATAATCTCCCGGCGCATGTCAGCGCCCCGATGCGGGCCTGGATCGCCGCACGCGCCGACTGGCTGCTGGTCTACCGGCTGCCACCGTATGCTCCGGAGATCAACCCGGCCGAAGGGGTGTGGGCCAACCTCAAGGGCAAGATCTACAACCTCGCCATCCACGGCATCGATGCACTGGCTGTGCTTCTGAAAAGCCATCTCAAGCGTATGCAGTACCAGCCTGACCTGCTCAACGCGTTCATCACCGAGACCGGTCTGAGCCTCGAACCTCCATAA